Within Vigna unguiculata cultivar IT97K-499-35 chromosome 2, ASM411807v1, whole genome shotgun sequence, the genomic segment ttttcatttaatgGAAAAACCAAGATAACCCAGATCTCAATTATTCTATTCAActcatatattttcttattgtgCCGTCACCGAAGTATATATATGGAGTATATGCCTTTGAGTTCTTATTGGGATTTTCGTTTTCGTTTTCCACAGATACCGCACCATCGCCATCTTCGCAGCAGTTCAAGCCACCGTAAGAAACAAAACGCGAAAACTTTTCTTGTTTCAACAATAAAACTTAGATGCAGCGATAACTAAGTTTCTTTGGTGATGTGTATAGGGTGTTGCGATATTGACGATATCAACCATAATTCCCAGCCTGCACCCCCCGAAGTGCACGGAAGACACCGTGCCACCTTGCGTGAGAGCGAATGAGAAACAGTTATTGGTGCTGTATCTGGCGCTTTACGTAACGGCTCTTGGCACTGGTGGTTTGAAATCGAGTGTGTCGGGGTTCGGGTCGGATCAGTTCGATGATTCGGACGAAGGCGAGAAGAAGCAGATGATAAAGTTCTTTAACTGGTTCTACTTCTTCGTGAGCACAGGGTCTCTGGCGGCAACGACGGTTCTTGTGTACGTGCAAGACAACGTAGGACGTGGATGGGGTTATGGTATCTGTGCGGGTGCGATTGTGGTGGCTCTTCTTGTGTTTTTGTCGGGTACGAGGAAGTACCGGTTCAAGAAACTTGTGGGGAGTCCACTCACCCAGTTTGCAGAAGTGTTTGTGGCTGCCATAAGGAAGAGGAAGTTGGAATTGCCCTCTGATTCCTCGTTGCTCTTCAATGATTATGACGCCAAGAAACAGACCATGCCGCATAGCAAGCAGTTCCGGTAAAATTTTCTTACCAATCGCTATCTCTTATTTTTcgtttcttctttcttctgGTTTTAGATTGATAGatatttttcaatgattctcTTTATAATAGTATTAAATAACTTTGCTGGAGACACCTCCTGGAGTAAGCTTTTTGACTTTAGAGTAATCATCCCCCCATGATACATATCGTCAATCATTCTTCTAATTAAATCTAGATTGATTGATGTTCAACTCAAGTTTTTCTTCCTCAATCTGAATCTTTTGGTTTTAATAAATTCCCAAGAAACTATTTGCAATTATAATATTCTGTTGTTCTGTACAAGTTCTCGGTTGTCATAGCTTGTTAACTTTAGTTTGCTAAAAgaagtattattttaatggaGAAAGTTATTTTCATACTTCAGAAAGTgtgcatacatatatataacttgaagATGGGAATAGAAAGATAACAGGGAAAGGGATAAAAAAGTAGTATGTGTGAAGTGATCAGTTTGAAATTTTGGATATGGGAAAacaggtatttttttttttctatttgttggTTTATGTGAAAAGAAAAGCTTTTTTTATTCCCACTGGTAAGAAAGGAGAATTTAGAATTCCAGTTAcagttttattatttccttACCTGGAAGAGATTCCAACCATTGGTCCATCgctttatgttgttttttaagCTAGGTGATTAACGTTAAAAAAATTGAGCACAGACCGAATTAAGTGGTGTTGAAGGGTagcttaaaatatttgaatttgaatgaagAACATTTAGGAGGGTAGTTGGAATTTGTTGAAGCGTGAATGATTGGACGAAAGAATGGACTAGGTAACGATGTAGAGCCAGATATGTAGGGCTAGTTGGCCATGAAAGGGAAAACAAATAAGTTATCTTGGCTCATTGGTCTGTGGTCTGAAATGAAGTCCACCCCACGAgcttggagaaaaaaaaaaagtgtatggTTTAGAATCTTTTGGCATACTTTGCTTGGAATTTTGATACTACATGCAACATCATTTTTATATGTCTTGCCCTTCTTATTTGCTTCAACGTGTGGAGACAAGGACGATAAACACCTTTCTTCATCTGTTTCCAATAATTGTCcacaaaaattaaattgcatTGTGGGCAGAGGAATCAGAATCCAATCACCCCACGTAAGAGTCGTAGCAACGACAAGGTTATCTCCAAGTGGAGATTCACGCCTCATTTATTTTCTGCTATTTATTTTCTCACCATTGTCTCTCTCACACCCTGCCACCTCTAACAGAGACAACACTATGTCTACGCTAATGTCCCTGCACACCTTCATGTGATCATTTCCATGGCACATTATCGTACTCTAATACTAAACTCGCATTTTATTCAAGACATGCAGACAGtggaataattatttaatacaaaCAAAGTGCATCACAGGCTAACTATTTTAATGGTCATGCAGAGGCACGACCAATCGgatttagttaaataaaataagttacaTTTTTTCCATGAATTTTGCTAAGCTTGATTTTATGCcgttaatgttaatattaatatgtgtttttaattttgagCAGTTTCTTGGACAAAGCTGCAATCGTTGATTCATCGGGCGGTGGAATGAAGAGAAAGTGGTATCTTTGCACCTTAACAGATGTGGAAGAAGTAAAACTGGTGATAAGAATGCTTCCCATATGGGCTACCACCATCATGTTTTGGACTATCCACGCTCAAATGACGACATTCTCGGTGTCGCAAGCGACCACCATGGACCGGCACATaggaaaaacatttcaaatgcCCGCAGCATCGATGACCGTTTTCTTAATCGGAACAATTCTCCTAACAGTCCCCTTTTACGACCGTTTCATCGTTCCGGTGGCAAGAAAAGTGCTCAAGAACCCACATGGGTTGACCCCTTTGCAACGCATAGGAGTTGGTCTGGTGTTCTCGGTGTTTTCCATGGTGGCAGGGGCACTGATAGAGATAAAGAGACTGAGATACGCACAAGCACATGGTTTGGTAGATAAGCCAGAAGCAAAGATTCCAATGACGGTGTTTTGGTTGATCCCACAAAATTTCTTTGTGGGGGTTGGAGAGGCCTTTATGTACATGGGGCAGTTGGATTTTTTCCTTAGAGAGTGCCCGAAAGGGATGAAAACAATGAGCACAGGGTTGTTCCTGAGCACACTGTCTCTGGGTTTTTTCTTCAGCTCCTTGTTGGTGTCTATAGTGAACAAAATGACAGCACATGGTAGGCCATGGCTCGCAGATAATCTTAACAAAGGGAGGCTCTATGATTTTTACTGGCTTTTGGCTATTCTCAGTGCCATAAATGTGATGTTATACTTGGTTTGTGCTAAATGGTACGTTTACAAGGAGAAGAGGCTCGCTCAGGAGGGCATAGAATTGGAAGAAACAGATGATGCTGCTTTCCATGGCCACTGAATCTTTTCCCACcaacattttctctctctttttttttctttttttttcttcttcctgtGCTTGTATCAATATGCTAATCAAGTATTTTCACtctaaaaaacgaaaaaaaaaaaacagataaaaaagaAGGGCTAGCATCTGGTTACCATATAAATAAGCTTGTAAGTTGTAACCATTTTGTATGTGTTTATACTGTGcaaaagaaaatgcaaataaaTCGAAATTGTTTACTCCATGTGTTTCATCGATGTGATCCATGTCTTAATTATTACGCACACGTTCCTTGCAAACATGACAGTTAAGTCCCACCAACATTTAACGTAGGACACATGCAATACCAAAGTGATGGTGGGTGCTGACCGGCTTTTAGTTCTTTAGTTATCATTAATCACCTATCACTTCCAGACACATCGCAACCCGACAAAACTGAATATTTATCGATCTTTTATACCTTTacatttactttttcttttcttgacaAAATTTCCCTTTACAATTTACTTACCTTTTGTGTAGAATAAAGACGTTATTCAACTAATCAACTTTCAAAAAGCCAAgtagttttaattattattatttttttcaaaatcaagtTGGTTACAACAATAAACAGTAATGTCAACAGAATAAGAACACTATATATAAATCTacacttaaatatattttcaacctttattggtttttcattttttagaatACTTATTATAGTCTTCAtccttaattatattatattaaaagataatgtgTACGCACTGCCTGTGTCATGTATCCTCCACATCTCATCTTACATGATTTAACCTTGTTTTGAGGACTAATGACAAATACAACTTTTCCGAATAGGGGCGCGGAATTTGAATACATACTGATTTGGCTTTTTCTTTTGTCAAGAAAACCTTTTCTCTAACAAAAAGCCATTTTAAGTAAACTAAACTCTATTTGGGTGTGATGGCCAATACCCAAATTCTAtattttgttgctctctcttaaAGAAAGGATTTAGAGGGGATTATTAAACTATGCTTAATTGGAATTCTTTAACAATTTCATTTGTCTTTGACGAGGGTATTATATGCATCTTGTATCAGTTAGGATTTCctaattttaatatagtaaTTTGTTATTCTTTCTCAAGCAGTGACATGACTACCATTACATGAAACATCTCATATTCCTGATAATACTTAATTTTCCATGTCAATTTGAATTTGGTACATACGAAATTATGAAGTAGGAGAAACGTAAGAAAAAGCCTGTGGTTGTTTATTTCTACCAAAATGCAATCAATTAGGTAATAAATCAATAGCCATTGCGGGCGAGTGTAGCTATAATAGGATAAAGGGTATATCCTTACATCAGCTAATAATGCCCACCTAATTACATACAAGCAAAGCAAaaccatataaaaaaaagaggCAAAATTATGACATGGTAACGAAGAGGTAACGCTGTGATATTTGAAGCTGGATTTCCCCCACTTTGTATATACGCACATCCAACACCAAGAAACAATTTCAATTTGAGATCACCAGATATTGGCATCTATCTTCGCGCAACAGTAGTAGCCTTGACCATGTATGTGGTTTAAATTCACAAAGCATCGTGGATAACAAATGGTGGAACCTAACTGTGCTACCCTTCCTCACTGTTCATTTATCACACCATCAAAGGATGACAATTTCAGCGGTTTCTCAAATCCCATTCTTGTAAAAACACACGGCATGCAACAACATTAAAGCTAAACTCCCCATTGGTTAACCTTCATGATCATTATCTGCAACATAAATACCGAGTTACAGCTCAAGATATACCTACAGAGTGTCTCAGACATTATTGCAAGCAAAAcactgtttatttttttcttctgaagTGTGTATGAAATATTCCACTATGTGAAACGTTACCTGAACCAAGTTAAAATGCACTTAAGGATCGGCAGAGTCTTCGTTGATTTCACTAAATATATCAGGGCAACCGTCCCAGCTTCGAAGCTCTCTCGCTTCCCAATATCCACCAATGTATCGAAAGGTTCCACTTTCACCTTCTCTTCGGAACCACCTGGGCTTCCAACCACTTTCTTGTATTTTCCTTGACTGTGGATATATAAACAATGATCATCATCAATATACAAAGGAGAAGAAAATCACTACACTGCCAAAATATCACTAGAATACAGATTACAACACAAAGAGCTGAAGCACAAACAAATCACAATTAGTAATGTCTATAACTTTGTTTaacttcattttcattttatatttctctctttctttcaaTTACAAACTCAAAAGTTAGGGAGACAACGGTATGAacaattaaaaggaaaaaacaaaagatgaaGAAGTGAATGGTTCAATATAGGTAATGTGTTTATCGTTAGACAACTTCTTGGGTTTTCTTGTTCTTGGGTACTAAAAGCAAAACTTTATCGTTAGACGTGGAAATCGTTGTTTTAAAATCCtccataaataattaaattaataataaataaactaatttttcactcatttattttaaattaaacaaccttttttttcacttctttCTTAAGTCTTTCTCTTCTTTAATTTTCTCTTCCAATCTCTATATTTATGGCATAAAATAAGGTTTGGATTCAGAAAACAATGTTAATTCTGAAACAAACcagtttaaaaatagtaaagaagCAAAGTCTAATTGAAAACTTATGCTCTCATTTAGTATGAACGGAAAAGAGCGAGAAAAAAGCACTCACTTTCCTTGTTTTGATCTCTGTGGAcaaagaaagatgaaaaaaaaaagtgaaatccagaagttcagtttttgtttttccaaaataaaaagaaagaagctTTGTTTGAGACATACCATTCTCTGACGCTTTTCCAGCCTTTGTTTCTCGAAATTAGCCTTGTCGTATTCCCCATTCTCTAGATGGCGTTGATCAGGTCGAAGCCTGGAATCCGTTGGCGGGAGGTTCTCCTTTAATCCGTGATCAAATACCCGTGATCAGAAAAGGCTATAAAAAACCATAAGAGACGCATATATAAGAACTGGAATGCATAtcaaataatgatataatacaTCATTATATACCTTGAGTCCCGGAGTAAGCTCATTGAGAGTGATGGCAAATGGTGTCAAATTATACCGGCTCACATTAGGAGATGCCATCGTCCTTTTCCACAACAAGGATGCGTTTGCGTTTGGTGAACTCAAATCTTTAGGCTTCACATTTACATTACCACTCATATAGTACATGCTGTCATCCCACTTCCCAAACAATGTCGCAACTTTTTTCCCCGTTACATCTTCCACAAATCCATGCACCTAATTCAAACCGCACACTCATGTTATACATTCAAAtttctaacatttaaataaatcattttcaaatatcatACATCCAATAACTTACTTGCCGAGGATTTCGGTCCAGTATCGTCTGCTCTTTGAACTTGAGTCTGCACGAATACTTCCGATTGCCACGTATATCCATGTCTCCATGATGATCACAGTATATTTTCCCAAGGATGAGATTATAGATCGTGGTGGTGACCTAACACAAGAAACAACAAGAATCACAACATTGATTTAGAGAAAATATCACCATGGGATTTTACAATGCTTACCTTGCTCCACTGAAATATTTCACCATCATTGAACTCTAGGGTCAGAACACCCACTGGATCAAGCTGAATTGACCTTCCCCGAAACTTTGAATGGATGTTGCTGTCAGCCCAAAACTTCCAACCTCTACCTTCGCAGTGGCAGGCAATGAGTGTTGGATGATGACTCACCTGTTTTAGACATAATGACTGAAGCATCAACTATATACTCGGTGGATGATGAATTCCTTGCTCATATAAATATACTAACACAAAAGTACGTACGAAGATCGAATTATAAGGAACTTTCTCTGGGTCCTGTATCTCTGCTTCAGTAAATTATAAGTAACTAACCTTCTCTGAAAAGAAGCGAATTCCTTTCTCGGGGTAATCAGCTTCGTAGGTTTCACCCAATAAAGGATTAAAGGGTTTACAGTTACGACCTTCAGATGACGCATAACCGGATACTGCAAAGGCAGCAACATACAGTGCCCGAAGAAGACCGTTTCcctgaaaaaaaatattcaaagggGAAAACAGATTCACTACTTGGTTATGAGGCAACTGATCAGTTGCGACCAAACAAATTCACagaaatgaaaacaaagaagCTAAAGGAGTGCAGTAAGGTTACTTAATCTGCATATCTCAAGATATGGAAACAACCCAAAAACATTCACGGGGAGAGTTGAAAAGAGAAGTTCTAATAAAATCATCATGTCCCActagacaataaaaaaattaagggtAAAGGAGTGCTGCTGATAATGTAGGCATTATTCAATactagttttaaatttatattgccAGCACTTCAACACTGGTGTGGCAAAAACAAGAGCAAGAAGTATCTTACTGATTTTCCGTATTCGTGAGCTAGATCTAGAAGATAAGAGTACTCCAAGTCCTCACAACATTTTTGTAGGGATGATATAGGCTCATTAAAGTATACCGGGAGACAAACTCTCGTGAGATCTTTTCCCACGTTGTCCTTGATCATTGACCAAAGACTAACACCCTTCTCTTTCTCAACAGGATCTGGAAGCTTTTTTCGTCTTGCAATCTGAGGATGCTTATAATTACAGACCATGTTCTCAGGATGAATGTTCTCTGTATCAGTGGATTGCGTGCTGATTTCCCTACACCTGTCCACTTCATTTATAGCTCTTTCTGACTCACACTTGCAATCAGTCTCTGTAAAACAATCTCTAGTATCATAATATGAGATTTCATCTTCATCTGATACTTCCTCCATCTCTTGTTTCTCAATATCATCAGATGATTCAGTTGTACTACATTCTGAAACCAAAAGGTTcatgtgaaaaaaatagtacatcTTGAAAGGACAAGTTCATAAATGAAATCAGCATGCTCAGCAAGAATAGTTCCTATTCTGGTTGAATGAATAAGCAAATCATGGACCCTCAAGTTCTCACAGAAATTGTCTCACATATACATAAATTGCCTCGACGGATAGAGGCATATGAACTACGACcataaaaagtattaatttttttaattgattgactTTCGAAACAAAACTGTTAGTTGAACTGAATGTcaaagatgaaataaaataatgagtGATAAATTCTCTAGAGATCGGCATGAGGATGCTGATAAAAATTCTAGTGATTGAATTAAAACTCTGGAACttcgaagaaaaaaatataaatacacgGGTCCATGCTCCAAGGTCATTTAGCCAAATAATTTTCATCATTCAAGAAACGGTTGCAACAACAAAATGATGTCAGCAATATTCCTTCTGTTCATATAAGACAGAACCATCGGTCCCTGTGATAACTTTCAACACAACAAAGATTCCGCATACAAGCACATGCTCATTAAATCAAAGAAGAAAGACAAAAGTAACAGCATATTATAAACAGAAAACATGGGTAACATATATTGCAGTACCACTATATTTTCCACGTCCAAGACTTGAAAACTCGTTCTTTGTTAACTGGTAATCACCATCGTGTATTGCAGTGGCTTCAGGTTCAGTATTAGCTGCCTGTTTATTGTGATCAATAGCAAATTTGTTAAGTCCCGTACCGTAAAGACCTTTCACATTCAGAAATTACACTAACACAGAAAACGGCAAACTGATATGATAGTTGAATTGACATGTAAGTCCGTGAATTATAATTACATTTCAAAGTAAGGGAAGAGGCAGAAAACAATTGATGCCATCGATCAAAGTCACCAATGACGTGACTCTTCTTAAAAGACATTAGAAAAAACCACAAAAAAAGCCAAGAATGCATGACAACATGAACCAAACATGTCATGTGGtcttccaattttattttttgacttgGTTCCTGATTGTATGATGACAATACTACTTCAGTTGAATTTGTACCAACTCAAATAGTCAGATAATTTCATCATAATTATCCAAGAACGACATACCCCCTAATGTTTCCATCCATGTGTTTGACAGAACTAAGAAGCACAGCagttattatgaataaaatatatacataggaaatataaaactatatatatatatatagttatatatatatatatatatatatatttatatatatagctAAAGTATTGAAAGTTTATGTACATACATTTAGTTAGAATTAGAAAAAAGTGGTACGCGTGACAAGACAACAGTCTCCTTACATGAAAGATAGcttctaaaatataattgatgGTAAAGGAGACTGAAAAGAAACTTTTGgacattaaacaaatataataccGTGATTATTTTATCAAACTATGTACTCGACCATTTCagatcataaattataaaacaaaacagCCGAAAACTTTAGAGATCAAATGACCTGGAATGGTTAAATTATTGCACAATTCGTGATCTTTGACCACATTTAAAATGATAGGGAGGGATGTGGTGGGgaataataaagtaataaatacCCCACAGTTCTTTAGGCATTCAAATGAACCCAATATAGAGGAAGATAGTGACAAGCACTCCAGAATAAAGGACAAGATAAGAAATGACCTCCAATTGCCTTATTGTATCAAGCAGATTAGATCGCTCTTGACAAAGAACTTCAAATTGTCCTTGCATTTCGGAGAACTCTGAGAGCATGATTTGTTCGCACTCCTTTACAAGGTTCTCACTGGTACCCTCTTCAAGCAAGCGTGACTTAAGCCTGTCGGTTGACACGGATATATCATTGGGTGTGAGCAAGAGATGATCATGGAGGGGTTGATGAGGATATAGGCCACGTGTCGAAACCAAGGCCTGTATCCACGCTACCCGGTCGTTCCTCGAATCAGTTCTCAGATGGAGAGTTTTCGTTGCTGTAAATATATAGAAACGCCGATCATCTGACTTGCTCTCTCTAAATGATGAAATCTGCTAAACATTCACGCaatataatttcatttcaatttcagtGCACCAACAAACTCACTCTAtccaggtttttttttttattgaagaacaaaaattacagataggaaataaaattaaaattatgaaaaaaaaaaagacatagcAAAGACTAAAAttgtagaaaaagaagaaatagtgATATCAGTGTACATTGAAAAAGGAAATACTATTAGAGAGTAAAACGAACAGGACGGCAACAAAATCTATGGGAAGAGCCCATAGAAAATTGTTACAAAGGAAAAATGGGGATAAACTTCCCAAGAAGTCACACggacaaacaaaaaataaacacacTCTACAACctcaacagaaaaaaaaaacagtaaaatttTTGTAGTTAATGAAAGACTCCTATTAATAATCAGAAAATGCTACTGAACACATTGGCCATTCAGGTTTTGGTTCAAACCAGTGcactatatatattataaaaaaaaattaatgtgtaAAATAACTGAAGAAACAAGGTAACAAAACATTGTTTATAGCCTCTTACttcctttgttttgtttttgccCCTTTTATATAGGAGGAGAGAGCTGGGTTATTAACTAACAGCATTGGAGCACCATACAAGTTTTTCCACTCTACTCTACTCTAAACGAAAACCCCGAAGAGATATGAAAAGATAATATCCCACCCAAGTTGTTGCTAGTCCCACATAGTTTTCTccatttgttaaaaaaaaaaaaagtattcgGATAAATCCAATAAAACTGAGAGGCCTTTCTACTATTTGATAAGGTTGCTTAAAGTAACGTCTGAGTCATTCCAATTTACAAAGCTAGACCCAAACCCATGCCAGTCCAAGATCCCTAATTAACTGCCGTTGGATCATCCCActgttcacattttttattccATCTATTCCAATATAAAATGACTCCTCCTTGGTGTCTTGCATTACCTTTGAGGCAagcaaagagaaagaaaaagaaaaagtatgtcAACAttgcattttctctctccaaaTTTTTATAAGCTACAGGAACATGCTCTAGGAAAATGGGAAGAGGAAACCGAAATCAATGAAAAACAAGGGAAAACGTACAGGAAAAATAAGtagtaaaagaataaaaaaaaaaaggaaaagggcAAAAGACCCAGGTGTTAAGTGTTTCATGTTTTAAACTGAAATGGTAAACTAGGTAAGGTGGGAATGGGTGAAAAACAGGTGCCAAGAGGAAGCTACATTAATAAGAGCAGAGCTGAATCGTAGAAATGCATCCTTCAACAACCAATGGCCTAATGT encodes:
- the LOC114170597 gene encoding oxysterol-binding protein-related protein 2B-like isoform X6, with protein sequence MGDHGGRRSLQVDQLRQRLEIPMVPPPKRCSLLCQDPLSGESQPSHSSGRRSLHRGNFHQPTRTSGQSCPRHTRKTPQSFFLFPCSPSQATKTLHLRTDSRNDRVAWIQALVSTRGLYPHQPLHDHLLLTPNDISVSTDRLKSRLLEEGTSENLVKECEQIMLSEFSEMQGQFEVLCQERSNLLDTIRQLEAANTEPEATAIHDGDYQLTKNEFSSLGRGKYSECSTTESSDDIEKQEMEEVSDEDEISYYDTRDCFTETDCKCESERAINEVDRCREISTQSTDTENIHPENMVCNYKHPQIARRKKLPDPVEKEKGVSLWSMIKDNVGKDLTRVCLPVYFNEPISSLQKCCEDLEYSYLLDLAHEYGKSGNGLLRALYVAAFAVSGYASSEGRNCKPFNPLLGETYEADYPEKGIRFFSEKVSHHPTLIACHCEGRGWKFWADSNIHSKFRGRSIQLDPVGVLTLEFNDGEIFQWSKVTTTIYNLILGKIYCDHHGDMDIRGNRKYSCRLKFKEQTILDRNPRQVHGFVEDVTGKKVATLFGKWDDSMYYMSGNVNVKPKDLSSPNANASLLWKRTMASPNVSRYNLTPFAITLNELTPGLKENLPPTDSRLRPDQRHLENGEYDKANFEKQRLEKRQRMRSKQGNQGKYKKVVGSPGGSEEKVKVEPFDTLVDIGKRESFEAGTVALIYLVKSTKTLPILKCILTWFR
- the LOC114170597 gene encoding oxysterol-binding protein-related protein 2A-like isoform X2; amino-acid sequence: MRVKEMHQLCCISLESPGIGNHSPERMAARLFQTRSLPLVGSLGNAAQRWETTVAGVLYKWTNYGKGWRSRWFLLRNGVLSYAKIRCPENLNLLTPPDDVRFIGEISTNRLARVDRVVPATRGKHRKASSSSRVVHLKSGSHQQVAMEGTVDYVVALATKTLHLRTDSRNDRVAWIQALVSTRGLYPHQPLHDHLLLTPNDISVSTDRLKSRLLEEGTSENLVKECEQIMLSEFSEMQGQFEVLCQERSNLLDTIRQLEAANTEPEATAIHDGDYQLTKNEFSSLGRGKYSECSTTESSDDIEKQEMEEVSDEDEISYYDTRDCFTETDCKCESERAINEVDRCREISTQSTDTENIHPENMVCNYKHPQIARRKKLPDPVEKEKGVSLWSMIKDNVGKDLTRVCLPVYFNEPISSLQKCCEDLEYSYLLDLAHEYGKSGNGLLRALYVAAFAVSGYASSEGRNCKPFNPLLGETYEADYPEKGIRFFSEKVSHHPTLIACHCEGRGWKFWADSNIHSKFRGRSIQLDPVGVLTLEFNDGEIFQWSKVTTTIYNLILGKIYCDHHGDMDIRGNRKYSCRLKFKEQTILDRNPRQVHGFVEDVTGKKVATLFGKWDDSMYYMSGNVNVKPKDLSSPNANASLLWKRTMASPNVSRYNLTPFAITLNELTPGLKENLPPTDSRLRPDQRHLENGEYDKANFEKQRLEKRQRMRSKQGNQGKYKKVVGSPGGSEEKVKVEPFDTLVDIGKRESFEAGTVALIYLVKSTKTLPILKCILTWFR
- the LOC114170597 gene encoding oxysterol-binding protein-related protein 2A-like isoform X7 — its product is MLSEFSEMQGQFEVLCQERSNLLDTIRQLEAANTEPEATAIHDGDYQLTKNEFSSLGRGKYSECSTTESSDDIEKQEMEEVSDEDEISYYDTRDCFTETDCKCESERAINEVDRCREISTQSTDTENIHPENMVCNYKHPQIARRKKLPDPVEKEKGVSLWSMIKDNVGKDLTRVCLPVYFNEPISSLQKCCEDLEYSYLLDLAHEYGKSGNGLLRALYVAAFAVSGYASSEGRNCKPFNPLLGETYEADYPEKGIRFFSEKVSHHPTLIACHCEGRGWKFWADSNIHSKFRGRSIQLDPVGVLTLEFNDGEIFQWSKVTTTIYNLILGKIYCDHHGDMDIRGNRKYSCRLKFKEQTILDRNPRQVHGFVEDVTGKKVATLFGKWDDSMYYMSGNVNVKPKDLSSPNANASLLWKRTMASPNVSRYNLTPFAITLNELTPGLKENLPPTDSRLRPDQRHLENGEYDKANFEKQRLEKRQRMRSKQGNQGKYKKVVGSPGGSEEKVKVEPFDTLVDIGKRESFEAGTVALIYLVKSTKTLPILKCILTWFR
- the LOC114170597 gene encoding oxysterol-binding protein-related protein 2A-like isoform X1, translating into MRVKEMHQLCCISLESPGIGNHSPERMAARLFQTRSLPLVGSLGNAAQRWETTVAGVLYKWTNYGKGWRSRWFLLRNGVLSYAKIRCPENLNLLTPPDDVRFIGEISTNRLARVDRVVPATRGKHRKASSSSRVVHLKQISSFRESKSDDRRFYIFTATKTLHLRTDSRNDRVAWIQALVSTRGLYPHQPLHDHLLLTPNDISVSTDRLKSRLLEEGTSENLVKECEQIMLSEFSEMQGQFEVLCQERSNLLDTIRQLEAANTEPEATAIHDGDYQLTKNEFSSLGRGKYSECSTTESSDDIEKQEMEEVSDEDEISYYDTRDCFTETDCKCESERAINEVDRCREISTQSTDTENIHPENMVCNYKHPQIARRKKLPDPVEKEKGVSLWSMIKDNVGKDLTRVCLPVYFNEPISSLQKCCEDLEYSYLLDLAHEYGKSGNGLLRALYVAAFAVSGYASSEGRNCKPFNPLLGETYEADYPEKGIRFFSEKVSHHPTLIACHCEGRGWKFWADSNIHSKFRGRSIQLDPVGVLTLEFNDGEIFQWSKVTTTIYNLILGKIYCDHHGDMDIRGNRKYSCRLKFKEQTILDRNPRQVHGFVEDVTGKKVATLFGKWDDSMYYMSGNVNVKPKDLSSPNANASLLWKRTMASPNVSRYNLTPFAITLNELTPGLKENLPPTDSRLRPDQRHLENGEYDKANFEKQRLEKRQRMRSKQGNQGKYKKVVGSPGGSEEKVKVEPFDTLVDIGKRESFEAGTVALIYLVKSTKTLPILKCILTWFR
- the LOC114170597 gene encoding oxysterol-binding protein-related protein 2A-like isoform X3, whose product is MRVKEMHQLCCISLESPGIGNHSPERMAARLFQTRSLPLVGSLGNAAQRWETTVAGVLYKWTNYGKGWRSRWFLLRNGVLSYAKIRCPENLNLLTPPDDVRFIGEISTNRLARVDRVVPATRGKHRKASSSSRVVHLKISSFRESKSDDRRFYIFTATKTLHLRTDSRNDRVAWIQALVSTRGLYPHQPLHDHLLLTPNDISVSTDRLKSRLLEEGTSENLVKECEQIMLSEFSEMQGQFEVLCQERSNLLDTIRQLEAANTEPEATAIHDGDYQLTKNEFSSLGRGKYSECSTTESSDDIEKQEMEEVSDEDEISYYDTRDCFTETDCKCESERAINEVDRCREISTQSTDTENIHPENMVCNYKHPQIARRKKLPDPVEKEKGVSLWSMIKDNVGKDLTRVCLPVYFNEPISSLQKCCEDLEYSYLLDLAHEYGKSGNGLLRALYVAAFAVSGYASSEGRNCKPFNPLLGETYEADYPEKGIRFFSEKVSHHPTLIACHCEGRGWKFWADSNIHSKFRGRSIQLDPVGVLTLEFNDGEIFQWSKVTTTIYNLILGKIYCDHHGDMDIRGNRKYSCRLKFKEQTILDRNPRQVHGFVEDVTGKKVATLFGKWDDSMYYMSGNVNVKPKDLSSPNANASLLWKRTMASPNVSRYNLTPFAITLNELTPGLKENLPPTDSRLRPDQRHLENGEYDKANFEKQRLEKRQRMRSKQGNQGKYKKVVGSPGGSEEKVKVEPFDTLVDIGKRESFEAGTVALIYLVKSTKTLPILKCILTWFR